Within Chelatococcus sp. HY11, the genomic segment GCTCCGAGCCGACAGGCGATTGGCGAGGACACAGCCGGCGGAGCCGCCGCCGACGATGATGAAGTCCCAATGCTGCGTCATGATGTGCTCTTCATGGACGTGATGACGTGCGCGATGGCCGCGAGCCCCTGGCGTCGTCTTCAGTCTCGCGGGGTGAAGACGTGGAGCGCCGTGCGGTGCCGGGCGATGTAGTCCCAGTCGTAGTCGACGCCAAGGCCCGGGCCTTCGGGGACGGGCATGCAGCCATCCTCGCCGATCGCCTCGAGTTCGTCGCTGTAGCCTGAGCCGAAGACGGGCGGCATGGGATTGCGCACGCCCGGCGCGACCAGCGACAGCTCGTACCAGTTGCTGTTGCGCATCGCCGCCATGCAATGGCGTTGCGAGGGGCCGGCGGCATGGATCTCGCAATCGAGCCCGAAGGCCTCGGCGAGATGGGCGATCTTCATCGCACCGGTGATACCCATGTCGTAATCGGGATCGGTGCGGATGAAATCCGTCGCGCGCTCTGTCAGCCACGGCACCTTGGCCTCGAGGCCGCGCACATGCTCGGTCAGCAGCAGCGGCGTCTTGACATGCTCCTTGAGCTGGCGCGCGGCATGCGGTGACCAGCCGGCGTCCATGAAGGGGTCCTCGTACCAGTAGTAGTTGCCCTCGTCGCAGGCCTTGCCGACATAGATGGCGTCGGCGAATGTCTTCAGCTCACTCGCGGCGTCGTACATCAACGTCATCTTGTCGCCGACGCGGGCCGCGCAGTGGAGCAGGTTCTCCGCCTCCTCGCGCCGGTCGCCTTCGCCCCAGCCATGGATCTTGTAGCCGCGGAAGCCGAGTTCCAGGCATTCCTCGGCAAAGTCGGCATAGGCCTCCTTGCTGTCGAGGATGCCGGCGCGGCCGCCGTTAAGGGTGCTGGCATAGGTGGGCAGGCGCGAGCGATAGCCGCCGAGCAGCCGCCAGACAGGCTTGCCGACGGATTTGCCGGCGAGATCCCAGAGCGCGATGTCGAGCGCGGAATGCCCAACGGCCATGAAATGCCGGTGCATGCGCTTGAGCTTATTGTAGATGGCCTCGCGCGCCTCGGCATCCTCACCGAGGATATGCGCGGCGAGGCCGCGAACCTGTCCGACAAGAACGCCGTTCTTGCCACTATGCGCGGTGCAATATTCACCCCGCTGCCCGTCGGCCGTTTCAATGGACAGGGCGAAAGACGGCACCTCGCTGGTGGCACCTTTCATGACACAGCGGTTGCCGCTGGCGTCACGGCCAAGGCCTTCAACCTTATAGTCAAATTCGTGAATCTCGACGCGTGTGATGCGGCTGCCTGGCCGTGCTGCCGTCTGTGTGCTCATGGTGGGCGGTCTCCGTCCGCGGCGCTTGTCGGTTCTGTGCAAAGGCACTTGTCAACGCCGATCTGTCTGACTAGTATTGTTGTAGTCCGATAACTTGGAGCGCGTCAATGTCCGATATCAGCGAGCAGGAGAGCCGGGTCGATGCGGCCTACAGGCATCTCGTCGCCTACATCGAACGTGAGAACGTGCCCGAGGGCAGCCGTCTGCCTTCGGAGAGCGAATTCGTGGAGCGCTTTGGTTTGTCGCGGGCCAGCATTCGTGAGGCCCTGGCTCGCCTCAGGGCGGAGGGGCGGGCGGTCTCGCGCCGCGGCTCCGGCACCTTCACGGCGCGTGGTCTGCCGGCGGAGCTCGTTCGCCTCTCGGCGATCGATTCGGTTCAGGACCTCATCGACTGGCAAGAGTTCCGCGTCGCTCTCGAAAGCGAGGTCGCGGCACTGGCGGCTGAACGGCGCGATGACGCTGATTTGGCTCGGATTCATGCCGCGCAAGAGGCGTTGATGGCCAAACTCGCGAGCGAGCATGGCCAGGCCGAGGACGCCGAATTTCACCGGTCCATCGCCGTGGCTGCCCATAACGGGAAGCTTCTGGACGGCGTGAGTGCGCTGGCCAATCACATCTTTCGCTGGAGCGGGCAGACGCGGGAGCGCGGCATTCTCACGCTCAGTGAACGCCGGGAGATCATCGCGGCCGAGCACGGCGAGATCATCAACGCGATCACGGAACGCAAGCCCGACCAGGCTCGCTTCGCTCTCCGCCGGCATCTGTTGAATGGCCGGGCGCGCTTTCTCGGAACGTTGCGCCTGTAGCGCACGTAGGTCTCAAAGTAGTCAGACAGGAAGATAAGCTGTCCGTCAGGGAGGACATGGGGAATGACCGGGATGGAATCCAGGCTGATCGATCGCCGATCAGCGCTCAAGGGCGGGCTTGCGGCGGGTGTCGCAATGCCGTTCCTCTCGCGGGCGGGGTTCGCACAAGCTGCGGGCAGTGTCCGCATCTGGACTTTCATGAGCGCGGAAGGACAATCTCCGCGCGAGAAGGTCTTCAAGGCGCTCATCGACGAATTCGAGGCCAAGAACAAGGTCAAAGTTGTCGTCGAGCCGCAGCCGTTCCAGGAGCTGGAAACAAAATTCGTGGCCGCGGTCGCGCAGAAGCGCGCTCCGGATCTCGTGTGGCTGCGCGACACCTTCCTCAGCCTCGTGGTCGACCGTAAAGGACTTGCGGATCTGAACGAGGTGCTGACGCCGGATTTCAAGCGCGACGCGCTGCCGGACATGTTCGATGTCTTCACGCAGAAGGCGGTCTTCGACGGCAAGCGCGTGTCGTTGCCCATCTGGCCATCGCCAGCGCAGATCATCTTCTATCGCAAGGACGCCTTGCGGGAGATCGGCATCGATGCGCCGCCGCTCGCCTGGGATACCTTCATCGACGCGGCCGCGAAGCTCACGAAGGGCGATCGCATCGCCTTGGGCCTGCCGACGAGCGACAACAGCGTGTCGGCCTTCATCAACATCATGACCGGTTTTGGCCCGGAGATTTTCGACAAGGCGACCGGGCGCATCGATCTCACAGGTGCGCAGGCGATCGAGACGGCCAATGTGGTGCGGACGCTGGTGGCAAGGGGCGCGGTGTCGAAGACCCTGCTGAACGCCATGGGTGACGATATCCAGGACCAGTTCGCCGCTGGCCGCTTCGCCATGGCGCAGGCCTTCGCGCCGCGCTTCCAGCAGTATCAGAAGATCGCCGCCGGCTACGACCCGAAGGAACTGGCGATTTCCGCCTGGCCGTCCTTCGGCGGGCGCCCGCCGGCCGTTCTCCTTGGGCCTTATTGGACGGTCGGCCTTGCCGCCACCTCGCAGAACAAGGAGGCGGCTGTCGCCTTCCTGGAATCTATGTATACGCCCGAGGCGTCGATGCGCTGGGCGAAGGATGCGAGCCTCATTCCCGATCGACGCTCCGTCATGAAGGATCCGTGGTTCGAGAAACCCGAGGCGGCCGTCACGCGGAATTTCTACGAACTCCTGTCGGGCAAAGGTGCATTCGTCTTCCCGCAGCGCGTGCCTGACGTCACCAAGATCTTCGCTGTGCTCAATACGTCCCTGCAAGAAATCATCGGCACGGACGAGAAGGTCGAGGCGATCCTCAGCCGCGCCAAGACGTCGCTCAACTGGTAGGACACCGCGACAGATGGTCAGCGTTCCAGCGTCTGGTACGACAACATTCACCCGATCGATCGAGGACGCGGCGCGCGCCGGGCGCCGCGTCGGGACGACGCTGGTTGGTCCGGCGGTACTCGTCGTGATCGCCGTCAATATATTGCCGGCGTTCTTCGGCTTCTACTCGAGCCTGCGCAAGATCTTCTTCTTCGGAGACGAAGGTTTTGCCGGCCTCGACAATTTCAGGGCACTCTTCGCTGATCCCGTGACCTGGGAGGCGATTGGCCGGTCGCTTATCTTCACCTTCGGAGCGCTGGCGCTCGCGGTTCCGCTGGCGCTGCTCGCGGCGCTGGCGGTTCGTGAGCTTGGCGCGCGCGGCCGTATCCTGCTGACTATTCTGCTTGTGCCGTGGGCGATGAGCCCGATCGTCGTCGCGCTCCTGTGGAAGTGGATCCTCCTGCCGTCGCCGGGCGGTCTCTTCGCGTCCATCTTAGCCACCTTCGGCATGCCGCCCGCCAACCTCCTGTCCAATCCGACATGGGCGATGCCGACCGTGATCGCGGTTGCGGTATGGCGGACTTTCGCCTTCGCCGCCATCATCCTGACGGCCGGCCTCGGCCAGATCCCGAAGGACCTCTACAAGGCAGCGGCCGTCGATGGCCTGACGGCGGTGGAGCGCTTCTCGCGCATCACCGTGCCGTTGCTCGCGCCGTCGATCCTGATCGTCCTGTCGATGTTGACGATCAGCTATTTCAACGAGGTCCAGGTCATCATCGGGCTGACGTCGGGTGGACCTATCCGCTCCACGACGACGCTCGCCTACCAGCTCTACCTCACCGGTTTCGTGGAGCTGGACCAGGGACGCGGAAACGCGATCGCCGTGGTGATGTTCCTGATCAATCTCGTGCTCATCGTCGGCTATGTCCAACTCCTCGGCAACAAGAAGGGCGGTGAAGCATGAACCAGAGCATGCGCCTGTCCGGCCGCGCGGCTCTTCTCGCGGCGTCGGCGATTGCCTCGGTCGTGGTGCTCGGTCCGATCATCTGGGCGCTGTCCACGTCGCTGAAGTCGGACAACCACATCTTCGCGGTCCCGCCGCGTCTCATCCCCGATGAGCCCACGCTGATGCATTTCCAGCGCCTCATCGCGGAAGGCGTGCAGTGGAGTTTCCTCAACAGCGCCTTTTATACCGTGGTCTCCGTCGCCTTTGCCGTCGCTGTCGGAGGCACCGCGGGCTACGCGCTGGTGCGGTATCCCGTCCCGGCCAAGCGCGCGCTGCTCGTCCTGTTCATGGGCGTCATGTCGATCCCGAGCTACGCGCTTCTGCTGCCGACGCAGGTTATCTTCGTGCGGCTGGGGATCTTCGACACGCGGCTCGCGCTGCCGATCCTCTATGCCGCCCACGTCATTCCCTTCGCGGTGTGGATGACCCGGGCGCATTTCGCGACCGTGCCGCGCGAGCTTGAACAGGCCGCTCTCGTCGATGGGTACTCACGCTTCGAGGCGGTGTGGAAGGTCATCATTCCCGGTGCCCGCCCGGCCCTGATCGCGGCGTCCGCCTTCGGCTTCCTCTATGCCTGGAACGACTACATCACCGCGACGACGATGGTGGAAGCGCCCGATCTCCGGACGTTGCCGGTTGCCCTCATCTTCTTCCAGGGCTTCCACGGCCGGGACTGGGGCGCGCTGATGGCCGGGGTGGTCATCGCCACGCTGCCGCCTGTCGTCCTCTTCCTCGTCTATCGCCGCTATCTGATCGGCGGCTTCTCGGAAGGTTCGGTGAAGGGGTGACCCACGCCGACGCCAACGCAATCCGCCAGCCGGACGACAAAGCGCAAGACGTTATTCTGCCAAAGACGCTATTCTGCAATGTGAGAGCCAAGGAATGAACGTGCACAGCCAGGATATCGCATCACGCGCCGTCGGCGCTTCCGCGCGTTCCGTCCGCTTTGTCGATGTCGCCAAGCGCTTCGGCTCCGTCACGGCGGTCGGCGATGTCAACCTCACCATCGCGCCGGGA encodes:
- a CDS encoding enolase C-terminal domain-like protein, coding for MSTQTAARPGSRITRVEIHEFDYKVEGLGRDASGNRCVMKGATSEVPSFALSIETADGQRGEYCTAHSGKNGVLVGQVRGLAAHILGEDAEAREAIYNKLKRMHRHFMAVGHSALDIALWDLAGKSVGKPVWRLLGGYRSRLPTYASTLNGGRAGILDSKEAYADFAEECLELGFRGYKIHGWGEGDRREEAENLLHCAARVGDKMTLMYDAASELKTFADAIYVGKACDEGNYYWYEDPFMDAGWSPHAARQLKEHVKTPLLLTEHVRGLEAKVPWLTERATDFIRTDPDYDMGITGAMKIAHLAEAFGLDCEIHAAGPSQRHCMAAMRNSNWYELSLVAPGVRNPMPPVFGSGYSDELEAIGEDGCMPVPEGPGLGVDYDWDYIARHRTALHVFTPRD
- a CDS encoding FCD domain-containing protein: MSDISEQESRVDAAYRHLVAYIERENVPEGSRLPSESEFVERFGLSRASIREALARLRAEGRAVSRRGSGTFTARGLPAELVRLSAIDSVQDLIDWQEFRVALESEVAALAAERRDDADLARIHAAQEALMAKLASEHGQAEDAEFHRSIAVAAHNGKLLDGVSALANHIFRWSGQTRERGILTLSERREIIAAEHGEIINAITERKPDQARFALRRHLLNGRARFLGTLRL
- a CDS encoding sugar ABC transporter substrate-binding protein; the protein is MTGMESRLIDRRSALKGGLAAGVAMPFLSRAGFAQAAGSVRIWTFMSAEGQSPREKVFKALIDEFEAKNKVKVVVEPQPFQELETKFVAAVAQKRAPDLVWLRDTFLSLVVDRKGLADLNEVLTPDFKRDALPDMFDVFTQKAVFDGKRVSLPIWPSPAQIIFYRKDALREIGIDAPPLAWDTFIDAAAKLTKGDRIALGLPTSDNSVSAFINIMTGFGPEIFDKATGRIDLTGAQAIETANVVRTLVARGAVSKTLLNAMGDDIQDQFAAGRFAMAQAFAPRFQQYQKIAAGYDPKELAISAWPSFGGRPPAVLLGPYWTVGLAATSQNKEAAVAFLESMYTPEASMRWAKDASLIPDRRSVMKDPWFEKPEAAVTRNFYELLSGKGAFVFPQRVPDVTKIFAVLNTSLQEIIGTDEKVEAILSRAKTSLNW
- a CDS encoding sugar ABC transporter permease; this translates as MVSVPASGTTTFTRSIEDAARAGRRVGTTLVGPAVLVVIAVNILPAFFGFYSSLRKIFFFGDEGFAGLDNFRALFADPVTWEAIGRSLIFTFGALALAVPLALLAALAVRELGARGRILLTILLVPWAMSPIVVALLWKWILLPSPGGLFASILATFGMPPANLLSNPTWAMPTVIAVAVWRTFAFAAIILTAGLGQIPKDLYKAAAVDGLTAVERFSRITVPLLAPSILIVLSMLTISYFNEVQVIIGLTSGGPIRSTTTLAYQLYLTGFVELDQGRGNAIAVVMFLINLVLIVGYVQLLGNKKGGEA
- a CDS encoding carbohydrate ABC transporter permease; this translates as MNQSMRLSGRAALLAASAIASVVVLGPIIWALSTSLKSDNHIFAVPPRLIPDEPTLMHFQRLIAEGVQWSFLNSAFYTVVSVAFAVAVGGTAGYALVRYPVPAKRALLVLFMGVMSIPSYALLLPTQVIFVRLGIFDTRLALPILYAAHVIPFAVWMTRAHFATVPRELEQAALVDGYSRFEAVWKVIIPGARPALIAASAFGFLYAWNDYITATTMVEAPDLRTLPVALIFFQGFHGRDWGALMAGVVIATLPPVVLFLVYRRYLIGGFSEGSVKG